The DNA region aatatgacattattacatgaaattaatgattttacccgaatattcgataataagaatggaaaaggagaccggggacaatCAAGACAAGactatgtatttttatttaattgatggcAAGTATTTCTAATAtggtttaaaaatgatttaattttcctaaaattgttggagttcgaattattttacgagtcgagctcgatttttcttaGGAAGCCGGTTTTGaaaaaacaaggagttttaaaagatcaaaatattattttatggaaactaattttataaaattttattatctaataaattaaatgttaTTAGGCCCAATTTAACTAATTTAAGTAGGCCAAATACCCTTAAgtttgcaagcccaaaaccaaagcccattatcatgttaattatttataaataagttaCCAAAGCTTTCAAAACCTCACAATTCCTTCAACCATCAGCCAAAATACACCTCAAGCACACACctagtattttcgaaaatttgggagaaagaaaaagcttgtgttcttcatcGTCCGATCGTCTAACGTCGCACTCTCGCCAATGATTGAAGAATCAAGCGTTATAAGCGCAAAGACACgttcctaaactcttttaaacatcatacaaatcatattatacatgatttaattgtttatgtatGAAAAATATAGGTGTTTGATATCTTTTACGGTAAgacgtttattttaaaaaatacaatgaTTTTACGCTTATTTTGAAAACTTTTTTGAATCCAACGGACACACTGCcgatacatgatataatatgaataaaacatgaacaaaacatgataaaagtGAAGTAATTAACAAGCTGGACAACTGTAAGATTCAAGCAAGAAGGAGCCGTGGATTTGTGTTCTTGTTGTGGTTCAAGTGGCTCGATTACTATGCATGGGGCTTAGGGGTTCGGCCAGGTCTCGAGGAGGGCTCATGCTGGacgtgggtcagggtcagggtcagggtcagggtcaggaagagtcctagcatggctaggactccttggtCGCAGCTTTGGAGGAGTCCCATGGAGCATGGACTCCTCACGCGAGCTATGGGTTTGATAGCAGCCAAGGGGGCTCGCTGCTAGGGGTGGGTGGCTCAGggtaggtccatcagggtcctagggtgatggGAAGGGGTCGGTCCAGGGGCTGGAGCGGCTGGGTGCACTGTGGCTCGAGCCAAACGAGAGAAGTGTGAGGGAAGAACAAGGCGCGTAGGTTGTTGCTCTTGGTTCAGAGGTTCGCTGCTTGGGTTCAAGGgcctgggctggtctgggttgggtctgggcgtggtccagggatggttagggttaggtgggctcggtggtggctcgactggaagtgtcctagtttGGCTAGGAGTCCATTAGCGTGGGTTAGCAGCTTGTGCAAATCTGGTGCTTGGTTGCTGGGTTTGTGCGTGGGTTGAGGGGCGTGGTTCGAGGGCCTGGGCTGGGTCAGGCGGGGTCTGTGTGTGGTCTAGGCTCGGTGAGGGTCAGTGCTGGTAGATTGTTAGGGGGCTGTAAGGTTCCTAGAAGGAGAAAGAGTCCTAAGTGCACCAAAACTCTCGCACACACCAAAGGGGTCAAGGGCAGTAGGTTTTTCGAGGGTCTAAGGGGCTggtcaggggcttgggcttggtcagtagggttcctAAACGAGTTGGATAGGGTTTGGCTCAAGGGCAGTTCCCGTGCAGTCATAACCAAAGCCAGAGTTATCTTCTCCACTTCACTGTATCGGAGCTCAGGGTCTCTAAGATCATGGCTGACATAATAGACAGGCTTCTGATCAGAGCCTTATTTCTTTATCAATACTGAACTGACAGCATACTCAGTAGTGGATAGATAGACAACTAATTTCTCCTCGGGCTCTGGCTTCACTAGGACAGGAAGCTCTGCTAGATGACTTTTGAGATCTTGGAAAGTCTGTTCACATTTCTCATCCCACCCAAACTTCTGCGCCTTCCGAAGGACCTGGAAAAATGGATAACTTTGATGTGCTGACCGGGATATAAATCGAGAACGTGAAGCAATTCTCCCGGTCAGTTTCTGCACTTCTCGGACAGATCGAGGAGATGACATATCCAGCACAGGACTTGACTATCCTGATTCACCTCGATCCCCCGATCAGTGaccataaaacccaaaaatttactACTCTTTACGCCGAAGATGCACTTGGCTGGATTAAGCTTAATCCCATAATGCATAAGAGTGGCAAAAGTCTCCTCTAAGTCAGAGATGAAACCAGAAAACTCCCTAGACTTGCCCAGGATGTCGTCAACATACACCTCTACATTTCTTCTCAGTTGCTTCTCAAATAGTTTGTTCATTAGACGCTGATATGTGACCCAGACATTCTTTAACCTGAAAGGCATGACGACATAGCAAAATGTACCTCCCGAAGTGATGAAGCTGACCTAATCTTGATCATTCTTGGCCAGGTGAATTTGATGATATCCCTGGTAAGCATCCATGAAACTAAGTAACTCATACCCTGAGGTGGAATCCACCAACTGATCAATTCTGGGCAGGGGATAATGGTCTTTAGGGTAAGCCTTGTTGAGATCTCTGAAATCAacacacatcctccacttcCCGGTAGCTTTTGGTACAAGCACCACATTCGAGAGCCGGGTAGGAAATTGTATTTCCCGAATATGGTCGGCTAGCAGCAAATCTCGAACATGTACATCAATTACTTTGTCCTTCTCGGGACCAAAGTGTCTCTTCTTTTGCTTGATAGGTTGAGATCCCGGGAGGATATTCAAATGATGCTCAGCTACCAGGGGAGAGATCCCAATCAATTCCTAATGAGATCAGGCAAAAACGTTAATGTTGGTTTTTAAACGGTTATTAGACTGACCCGAGTGGATAGGTCAAGATCTCGAGCCACCCGTATTTCTTTGTCTGGCTTGATCTCCACTACTTCTTGCTCCTCCTCTGTCACAAACTGGACCTCCCCCTTCTCTACTACTCTCTCCCCTTCCTTACTACCGCTTGCTCTCTTCTGCTCTCTCCGGGCCTTCTTCTGTTCCACCCGGACCGTTTCCACATAGCACTTCCGGGAAGAAGGTTGATCTCCCCGGACTTCACCCACTTGGCTTCCCACTGAAAACTTAATCTTCAGGTGGTAGACGGATGCTACGGCCCTCAACTCATTCATGGTCGGCCGCcccaaaatgatattatatgatgatgGGGCATCCGCCACAATGAAAGTGGTCATTATAGTCTTCTTCAACTCTCGAGTTCCTAGAGTCAAGGGCAATACAATCTCTCCCTCCGGATAAACAGCATGGCCAGCAAAGCCAAAGAGTGCTGTTTCCACTGTCTCCAACCGATATCCATGCAAATCCATCTGTATGAGGGCTTCCTTGAAAATAACATTCACAGAAATTCCCGAGTCAACGAAAACCCTCATGATGTCATAATTTGCCACCCTGGCTTGAATTACCAGGGCATTATTATGGGGAAGATTGACACCTTTAAAATCTACCGGTCCGAAGCTAATAACTACCTCCTTCCTCCTCATTCCTTCCACTTCCATACAAATCTCTTCTGCTCCTTGACTTCCGAGACCGATTGGAATCACCATCAGTAGAACctcaaaaattcatttttattacCCCTAAGACATGGGGTGAAGATTTCTTCCTCTCGGGCTCTCCCCCTCGGGGCACTTCTCGAATCTTCCCTGGCACTGGGTCCTGGCTGCCGAGCTGCCCAAGGTGGCAATCTCGGCCTCTTGCTAGGTGAATTATGTCCCTGAGCAGCTGGAGGGACATAATCTCTCTTTAGCATTCGGCATTCCTTTGTGTTATGCTAACACACTTTGTGAAGAGTACAAAATCTCTTCGGGCCTAGTAAATTGTTGATGGGGGGCATGTCCCTACTACACTCTTGGACATCCCGGTCCCGAGCAATTTTCAAAGGCACGTGCTGGGAAAAATGCCCCGAGTTACTTCTTCTTTGCCCTCTCTCCTCGGGTCTAGATACCCGATCTCCTCTCTCTCTCTTCATCGCCTACCTCTTCTGCTTCTGAGCCTCCTCCATATTAATATACTTCTCTGCACGGGCCAGCAGATCTTCAAAATCCCTGGACGTCTTCTTCGTCAGTGATCGAAAAAATTCACCCTCCCTCAGCCCCTGGGTGAATGCAGTAGTCTTGGTCTTGGGGGCACAAAAATGGACATCCAAAGCAATTCTATTGAATCTCCGGATGTATGCCCTCAGACTCTCTTCCGGGCTCTGCTTGACTTCAAAAAGACTAAATGCAGTCTTTTTGTACTTCTTGCTGCTACTAAAATGATGTAGAAACACCTTCTGAAAATCCTCGAAGAATGTATACTCTGAGGGGCTAATTTCTCAAACCATCTCTGGGCTGAATCAACCAAAGTAGTCAAAGACACTTTGCACTTGATCTTATCAGCATAACAATGCAGCATGACCATGTTCTAAAATCTGGCCAAATGCTCGTCTGGGTCAGCGTTGTCATCATAATCCTTGATTTTGGCAGACTTAAAATTCCCGGGAAGAGGTTCCTAGACAATAGCATCAACAAATGAGCATCCTTTGATGATTACTCGAGAATGACTTCGACCCTCCATCTGCCCCTCCAAAACTCTCATCTTTTGCCTCAACTCTTCCAACTCCTCGGCCACAGTAGGAGACTTAGAACCGGCACTGGACTCCATTTCCTCCATCCTCACTTCCTCCTCCCCATCTCATGCTCTCGCTCCTTGCTCTCCTTCAGACTGTGCAGCATGATGAGAAGGGTATTTTCGGGCTACAGCCTTCTCTACAACATCATATATAATCCGAGCCAACTCCTCAGGGGACAAAGTAATGACAGGTGGAGGTCCTGTGGGAGGAAGACCACCTTGTCCAGAAATAAGTGTATCATCTCCAGGAGCCCGGAAAGTATCTTGATTAGTTCTTCTGGTAGGAGCCATGTCAacgtcttgagctcaatttcccacagacgaCATCAATGATTATATCCGGGTGAATTGAGTGAGTTGGGGGCAATCCACCGGATGATGGTATAAGTATTTCAGGAAAAATGAGCAAGGAAGAAGATATAtgtgatgaaaatattttctctggATAATATGGCTGCAACCGTAACTCGCGAACAAGaaaatgaactcgtgaatgggcaccGGAGGGGTGTTCGGCGTGGCCACTCcaatgcttaagtcagcaggttgaaggtGAAAGATAAGGACACTATATGTGAAGATATATGTGAGTGCTTGAAAATGCAAAATTCCAGAATCCTTTAAATGAGAtgcatacctgctatttataggaggaaaTCTCATGATTACCTTGTTTTTAATGCCCACCTGCTAATTATAATAAGATGGCTGCCCATACCCTGTTTTTGATGACTTCTTTGACACGCCAAACCCCTGTAGTTCTGACAGTAATGATTGTCAAGCATAAGGTAGCCCATACTGATGCACTCAAGTTAGGTGCGCTTCTCGATGTATCCGAATAGAAAGTTCCCGGAGCCTGCATGAAAGCCCAGACGTCTGGTAAACCGAGTAGAAGATGTCCCATGCATTCACATGCTCGACTGCTGAAGAAATCATCCTGCATGTTGACTCTGCTTTTGGCTATCCCTTTAATATcttaggtcatccatgacccgggctctTATGAGGTATCACTCATCTACAGTCTTTAGGCTCAGTGTCCGAGGAATAGTTAATGATCCCTGCCTCTGTAGACAACCGGCCCCAGCCCGAGGAATAGGCAATGGAAGAAGGTTTAAttaggaaaaaagaaaaaaagtatACACAGTAGATAAGGCAAGATAGATTCTTTATCTTTTCCAAAAAAGGAAAAACATTTTTTACCTGATTTACTTTCTGAATTTTCTTTAAGGGAAACTTTTGATTCAGTACCCGAATCTTCCCAACTTTCTCTCCACTCCCCTTTTTCCCAAAATACCCTTCaacttaataatttaataattgatttttctttttaaagtaatggcccatcatgcttccgtaaaataaattaaatcttttacctCTTTGACCGGAGTACTACCGGGTTATATCCATCGTATTTTACGAACTGCTCCTCACAGTCCAACCACGCGATCGCAACCGATGGTTACCGACGTAGATTCTTTCAGCAGTACTTGGCACAACCCTAATTCGTTTCCTACCTTAGGGTGTACAATAAAAGatagaattttgaaaataatacatgagaggggctaAGAGCAAAGATCTCTTTATTCAAACACAACCATTTATTTTTACATTGAaaacctcctgtagaggaggagaaacttgtttagctacttatAGTAGCCGGACTTGAAAAACACATAAACTAGAAAGAtaaatattacaatttatttgTTGAAAGAAATGAGGAAAATGTTCGATGATCTTCACTTCTTCCTTCCTGCCTTATTTATAGAAGGCTTCTTCGGATTTGAAATTCGGATTTCAAGTCTTCATAAACCTTTACAGCTTGCACATGGACCATGTAGTGGTTGAGTGGAACCTTGACATGGTCTCTCCCTGTCTTTTTCTAG from Primulina tabacum isolate GXHZ01 chromosome 14, ASM2559414v2, whole genome shotgun sequence includes:
- the LOC142523737 gene encoding uncharacterized protein LOC142523737: MVIPIGLGSQGAEEICMEVEGMRRKEVVISFGPVDFKGVNLPHNNALVIQARVANYDIMRVFVDSGISVNVIFKEALIQMDLHGYRLETVETALFGFAGHAVYPEGEIVLPLTLGTRELKKTIMTTFIVADAPSSYNIILGRPTMNELRAVASVYHLKIKFSVGSQVGEVRGDQPSSRKCYVETVRVEQKKARREQKRASGSKEGERVVEKGEVQFVTEEEQEVVEIKPDKEIRVARDLDLSTRELIGISPLVAEHHLNILPGSQPIKQKKRHFGPEKDKVIDVHVRDLLLADHIREIQFPTRLSNVVLVPKATGKWRMCVDFRDLNKAYPKDHYPLPRIDQLVDSTSGLKNVWVTYQRLMNKLFEKQLRRNVEVYVDDILGKSREFSGFISDLEETFATLMHYGIKLNPAKCIFGVKSSKFLGFMVTDRGIEVLRKAQKFGWDEKCEQTFQDLKSHLAELPVLVKPEPEEKLVVYLSTTEYAVSSVLIKK